cagaagtgtttaaattcaggagaGTGTTTCTGGATCTACTGTGGATGTGTGGTGTATCGCATTggcctgctgtaattgcccaagtctgtcagaaggcacagtggacatgaattgatgcaggtaatcagacaggatatttacgtatgtgtcacctgtcagagtcgtatgaagATGTATTTGGGGACCCATATCCCTCCAACTTCACAcaacccacaacattacagagcctactGCAGGGAACAAAATAATATGGTATTCATGCCGAGAGGAAGCCGATATGGTGTTTGTATACAGGCAAGCAAATGAAAACCGTCGAGGGACAGCACGCCTTAGGCCCTCCAGATCTGTTGTATGCACAGTCCGCTATATCCCTGCACGTTTGTCAgtctgaaaggactcatgatcacacaaacgcccaaaatggGCTCCAAACGTTGAGTGATGCGTTGGGTGTCTATGAGGGTACTCGTTTTGGTATAACTGTGCGGCCTCTCGGCCGCCTACATTTTCTTGGCGATGCACGATCACCATGttggcttgttcctgacatgaataccagaccattctgctgcttatagtacgcTGAGTCAATCACACGGCCccaacacaaggaacacacgggacATGGTCAGACGAAGTGCCAGTCATCAGCGACAGCTATCATAGCAACGACACATTTCCAGACCCCTATTCATGGGGacatttttcttccatttctagTCAGAAACCGTCCCAGTAGTTTGCCAGTTTCATTAATCTTCACCGTGTAGAGAGTGCTGTGTTAGGGCAAAGCTCTTCTGAGTTAGTCTGTGTTTCAGAATCGTCCACAATGGAAGCAGTGCAGGAGGTGAGCTTGGGCGCCCTGCTGGACGCTGGGGACGGCGCCGTGGTGACTCTGGTGGCCGGCGACACGCGGCTGGTGGCGCACAGGGCAGTCCTGGCCGCCAGGAGCCCCGTGATTGCCGCCATGTTCCTCCACGGCACGCCGGAGGCCAGCAGCGACCAGCTCGCACTCCCTGACGTGGAGGGCCCAGTCCTGCAAGAGCTGCTGGGCTACCTCTACACCCTGCAGGCGCCCCAGCTGCCCGGCATGGCCCACCAGCTGCTGGCCGCCGCTGACAGATACGGAGTGCCCGTCCTGAAGGCAGAGTGTGAGCAGCAGGTGGCCGCACAGCTGTCCGTCGAGACCGCGGCGGCCACCGCTGTCCTCGCCATTAGGCACTCTGCTGACAGCCTGAAGCAGGCTGCCGTCGCCTACATCAAGGCCCACTTGGTCAGTGTGATGGCCACGCAGGGCTGGGCAGATGCAATGCATAGCCAGCCTGAAGATTTGATCGAAGTGTGTCGCCTGGTATCTGATCCACCAGTGGAAGCCAGGTGAGCACAAGACAAGCCACTCATCTGTCTTGCTCAGTTTTAAGTATATGTGTATATCTGAGTCTTAAATATTTCCTACAAAGATTGCTTACCTAGGTCTATGATGTTAAATGTATCGTTAGCAATGACCTTTCTCTGGTAGTTTATTTAGCCTTCATTAAATTCTCATAACAGTTTAATCGAAAGTCTAAGATGAACTATGTTGATTAGCAGATAACTTAGCTAAAACAGGTCTTGGGAGATACTAATGTTCTGTAGCTTCTTAAATTAGTTTTAAATTACTGCCAATCAATCTTTCTGTTATTTGCATAAGTACAGGAACATGTAAAGTAGGTTTGTTAGTTAATTGGTTACATGTTCTGtaaatc
Above is a window of Schistocerca cancellata isolate TAMUIC-IGC-003103 chromosome 11, iqSchCanc2.1, whole genome shotgun sequence DNA encoding:
- the LOC126108211 gene encoding speckle-type POZ protein-like — its product is MEAVQEVSLGALLDAGDGAVVTLVAGDTRLVAHRAVLAARSPVIAAMFLHGTPEASSDQLALPDVEGPVLQELLGYLYTLQAPQLPGMAHQLLAAADRYGVPVLKAECEQQVAAQLSVETAAATAVLAIRHSADSLKQAAVAYIKAHLVSVMATQGWADAMHSQPEDLIEVCRLVSDPPVEAR